GCTGAAGAGTCTCATCGGACTGATACAGCCGGCAATGACAATCACCATAGGTCTGGTAGTCGGCCTGATTGCTCTTTCGCTGACATCAGCAATGTACTCCATCTACGGACAGGGTGTATAGCCGGGTATGGAAATCATGAGCATTGAAGCGAAGATAGGACGAATCCTCAACATAAGGATAGCCCGGGGCATTTTCTCCCGTGGCGAGTCAGGGATCGCTCTCCTTGAGACGCTGGTGGCCCTGGCTATTCTTGGCATAATCTCCGTGGCCTTTCTCAGCGGACTGACCACCACCTCGCAGGCAGCCATTATCTCCGACAGGAGAGCCACCGCAGAGAGCCTGGCACAGAGTCAGATGGAGTCCGTGAAAAACGCTGCCTGCGCTTATGTTCCCGAGGCAACGCAGTACACGCCGACCCAGATACCTGATGACGTGAGCTATACCGGGTTCTCGGCGGCAATCGTCGCGGAAGCCATTGAATCCCCCGACGACGGTGTTCAGAAGATAACGGTCACCATCACGCGGTTCGGAGAGGACATCTACGTTCTACAGGGGTACAAGGTGGACCGATGAGAAAGGGCGAAAAGGGTTTTACGGTTATTGAGCTGGTTATAGCTTGTGCCATTGCCGCCGTGCTGGGCAGTGTCATCACCATGTCTGTCTTCCAGACCATCAGAAGTGTCGGGGGCAGCGAGTCCCATCTGGTAACCGTTCACCAGCTACGGATCGCCAGTGACTGGATTGGCCGTGACGTCCATACCGCGGAGAACGTGGTTGTCGATAACCTGGAATACCCCAACTTCCTGGTGCTGACATGGACAGAACAGGACTATATAGGCGACGACACGGTTTACCATGCCGTGACTTACTTCTTTGAGGGTCTCACCGAAGGTATCGGGGCACTAAAACGGAATCACTCCAGCAGCACCGGTACCGATAATAACCTTCTCGTGGCCCAATCACTGTACTATGACCCGGACGACCCGGGCAGCACCAGCAACACCAGCTACCTGGATTCGGTGCTGACGGTGAAACTATGTGCCGTCCTCGGTGATTCCACCGAGACCCGGACATACAACTATGTACCGCGTCCGGACTTTCAACCATAGGTGCGATAGGTGTGAAATGAGCAGCATAATGAGACTACCAATGTTCGTCAAACGGATGATACAAGACGAGAAGGGACAGGTTCTGCCCCTGGTACTGGTGTTTCTGCTCTTCGGCGGCCTGACAATCACGCCGGCCCTTGACCATGCCACCACCAGCCTCATGGCCTGCCGCGCCTCCGAGGAAAACGTCAACGGCTTCTTTGCCGCCGATGCCGGGGTGCAGTACGCCGTCTGGTGCCTGCAGAATGAAGTTACTGCCCCGGCACAACTCTCCGAAAGCATCAACGACATGGATGTTGCCCTGCAGGTAGAGGATATGGGCGGCTTCACTCTGTACTTCGGTGAACTGATACAGGCTAACAAACACAGCAATTACCTTGATGTGAGTGGGGAAATCGTCTGGGATGACCCGGCCCAGGCCTACAAATACACTATCACCATAACCTGGGAGCCGGGCAGCGGAACGCCTACGATACACCTCGAGGGGCTGGGAGCAAGGATGCCGCTGGACTATGTCTATCAGCCCGATTCTGCCGCCGGATTCGTCGATAATCTCTCACTTGCCGATCCAAGCCAGACTACGGATTCAGAGGGGGCATTTATGTTCAACTGGGAGTTCCACGGCACCCTTCCCTACGTTTCCGAATTGTACCCCGTGAAAACACAAACCTTCTATGTAACCGGGCCCGAAGACCAGGAAGGTCACTACGCATGGGTTGTTGCCAACCGGAATGACATAGGCGCGGTTGGAGAAATCTCCGGCAATCTATACACAGTTACGGCCACGGCAACACGTTCTGACACCGGAGAGGGTACGTCAGAAATAGTGGCCGGCGTACTGCAAAATCCCGGAGTAACCAGCATCGTCTCCTGGCAGGCATCCAGGTGAGCCACCACGAGGAGGCTTGACATTGCATTTTAAAACGACCAGATGGCCAGTCGTTATCACAAGCGTAGTGCTTGCCGCCATACTCGGCTGTCTGGGTGTGGTGCAGGCACAGCAGGCAACAGAAAAAAGCCGCCTGGATAGTGAACTGGCCTCGGTGGAACAGAGCCTTGATGAATACCGACCAAAGCAAGGCAGTTCCTCACAAGAAGAGATGGAGGAACGTCTCAGTGAAGCCACTGCCGCCCTCGACAAGGTCAAGGCACAGCTTTCTGAGTCGACAGACAGTATCGAGGCCGACGATACCCTCTTCGATATCGCGGCGCTCAGCGGCGTGCAGATAACACAGATAGACATAGCACCACTCTCCAGTGAGGACCTGGTAGACCTACCTTGCACAATTCTGTCCCTCACAGTGATTGTTGAAGGAGAAATACCCCAACTACTCGACTTTGTCATGACACTCAATACCGACGTCACCAATGGTGTAGTCAATTCGGCCAGGATCAGTATCCCGATTGAGACGGCAGAAACGGAAGAGCAAAAGCTACCCGGGGCTGATGTGAAAATGGTCATCTACTACTACGAGGACGAATAGCAATGGCCAGGAAAACAGTTACTCTATACATCGATGATAGAAGCATCCGGCTGATGCAGACCGCTGGCAAGAACGCCCAGATATGGGCCTCCGCCTCTCTGGAACCAGGCCTGATAGAAGATGGCGTTGTTATCGACGAGGATAAAGTCGCCTCCAGGATAATACGTCTTCTTGCAGATAGTAGTATAAAAACGAAGAAGATCATCCTGGGTCTGAGCGGACTTCGTTCTCTGACCCTGGCCATGGACCTCCCCCAGATACCGGACAATCTACTGGCGGAAGCGGTATTGAGGGAGTGTGCCAGGCTGCTGCCGGTACCACTCGAGGAGCTTTACGTTTCCTGGGTAACACTACCTTCTCCAAAAAAGAAGAGGATACGTGCCTTCGCGGCAGCAATTCCACGCAATACCACCGATAATATGCTCAAAGTGCTCCACCGTGCCGGGCTGACTCCCTACATGATGGACATCAAACCGCTGGCACTGGTCAGACTGGCAAACGAGACTAGTGCGGTAATTGTCGATGTTCAGGCGAGAGAATATGACATCGCTATTATCAGGGACGGCGTACCGCAGCCCATCCGCAGCATTCCACTTCCTGCTGAAGGCCTGTCCTGGCAGGAGAAACTGTCAATGCTCCGGGACGACCTCGTCAGGACGATGGAATTCTATGATTCCAATAACCTGGAGAACCTCATTGCGCCCGAGATGCCGGTACACGTTTCCGGTGAACTGGCGGATGAGCCGGAGGCATGCGAGGCCCTGTCCGCCGAACTGGGACGCCCGGTCCTGCCCCTGCTGTTTCCCTTCAGATATCCACATGAGCTGCACCAGAACCACTATGCAGTCAACGCCGGTCTGGCTCTCAAAGTGGTCTCCCCGGGAGGCAAGCTGACATCGTCCATAGCGAAACTGGACACGCTGCCCCCTGCCTATATACCGAAGTCATTTTCCCTTACCAGGGTACTGATGTTGACGGGCGCAGGAATCGCCTGCAGCATAATAATACTCCTTGCGGTCCTCACCCAGATAGGTTCATCTAATATCAGCGAAGCCCGCACCCAACTGGAGACGATGACGACAGACCTTGAGCAGAAAATGGAGCAACGGCGGGAGCTCACCCTGGCCCTGAAAAGGACAGAGTCCGACCTTAGTGCTTTTGTCGCCGCTCTGGAATCACTTGATACGCATCGGGAAACCTACAATGAGGTCCTGCAGGTGACAACCGGACTCCTGCCGGGGGGCGTAGCTTTCCGTGAAATTAACCACGATGGCGACACGGTAACGCTTGAGGTCGATACTCTCGTCGAGACCCCCGTGCTGGACTACGGTAGAAGCCTGCAGAGAAACGACCTGTTCTCTGAAGTCACCGTACCTGATATGAAAAGGCTGCACTCCGGTACGATGCGTTTCATGTTGATTCTGAAGGTAGAGAACTAGGAGTTATGGATATTCTATCCCTGCTTCAACTTGCCAAATCAGAAGGAGCGTCCGACCTGCACCTTGTAGTCGCCTCCCCGCCGGTACTACGCATCGACGGGTCTCTTCAACCGGTGGCCGATATGTCACCGCTGACTGCCGAGGACACAGACCACGCCTTTGAGCAGATAACCTCGGAAGAGGATAGGGCGGACTTCCATCGTGCCCTGGAACTGGATATCGGCTACACCTGCCCCAATGTCGGCAGGGTACGCTGTAACGCTGCCAGGCAACAGGGGACAACCAGCCTGGTCATCCGCCTCCTGCCGGAGACCATACCGGACATTAAAGAACTGGGGCTACCCGGAGTATGCCGGGAACTGGTGCGGAGACCCCGGGGTCTGGTGGTGGTGAGCGGCCCCACCGGAAGCGGCAAGTCAAGCACTCTGGCGGCAATGATTAACCACCTGAACCACCACTCCGGCCGCCGGATAGTGACCATCGAAGACCCGATTGAATACATCTACCCCAACATCAAGTGCACCATAACCCAGCGCCAGATTGGCACGGATACGACGTCCTTTGCCGAGGCCCTCAAGCATGCCCTAAGGCAGGACCCCGACATTATCCTGGTGGGCGAGATGAGGGATTTCGAAACGGCATCGGCGGCGTTGACTATCGCTGATACCGGTCACCTTATCCTGACCACCGGTCACGCCCCCAGCGCCCCCCAGGCCGTGGAACGGATAATAGACCTGTTCCCTAATGAAGAACGCCATCTGGCCCAGGCAAGACTGTCATCTCTGCTTGTCGGTGTGCTCTGCCAGGCCCTGGTTCCCAGGAACAACGATTCCGGACGAGTACCCGCAGTAGAGATAATGCTGGCTAACTCGGCGGTCAAAAATCTTATCCGGGAAGGTAAGACCTACCAGCTACCCAACCTTATCCGCACGAACACCCGGGAGGGAATGCAGATGCTGGACCAGGCACTGGTGAACCTCTACCTGAAGAAGCATATCAGCCGGGAGAGCGTTTTTGCCTTCTGCAATGAGCCGGAACAGGTGGAGAAACTCGTCGGTTCTTCTCCCTAGTCAGCCTTAATCCACAGGGCAGTCCTTCTTTCTTTGCTACCCACCGGGTTTTCCCACGGTCCCGGACCGTACCTCTTTCCCTGATAAATACAAAGACACACAACGAGAAGAACCTGCAACCGTTTGGTTGCAGGCTCTCCCATCTTTGAGCGCCAGAAGGCGAATTCTGACTACATCTTACGGTGTCGTCGCCTGGGTAACCGTCCCGTCGACTTCGAATGTGTAGGTGCAACCCGACTTCACAAGGTTATCGGCGTCGAGGCCTGCCATGTACATGCTCAGGTTGAGATCGTTAAGGACGGTCTCGGTCGCAAGGACAGTGGACATGTCAGCCGTGGCAACCGTTATAGCCGCATCCAGCTCACCACTAGCGGCATCGACCAGCATTCCCATGGTGGCTGTCATGACGTTGTGCAGCTCCGTCTCATAGGACTCGGTCTTGCCCTGCCCGATGAACTTGCCGACATTGGGGACAGCTACTGCCGCAAGTACACCAAGGACA
The nucleotide sequence above comes from Dehalococcoidales bacterium. Encoded proteins:
- the pilM gene encoding pilus assembly protein PilM; this encodes MARKTVTLYIDDRSIRLMQTAGKNAQIWASASLEPGLIEDGVVIDEDKVASRIIRLLADSSIKTKKIILGLSGLRSLTLAMDLPQIPDNLLAEAVLRECARLLPVPLEELYVSWVTLPSPKKKRIRAFAAAIPRNTTDNMLKVLHRAGLTPYMMDIKPLALVRLANETSAVIVDVQAREYDIAIIRDGVPQPIRSIPLPAEGLSWQEKLSMLRDDLVRTMEFYDSNNLENLIAPEMPVHVSGELADEPEACEALSAELGRPVLPLLFPFRYPHELHQNHYAVNAGLALKVVSPGGKLTSSIAKLDTLPPAYIPKSFSLTRVLMLTGAGIACSIIILLAVLTQIGSSNISEARTQLETMTTDLEQKMEQRRELTLALKRTESDLSAFVAALESLDTHRETYNEVLQVTTGLLPGGVAFREINHDGDTVTLEVDTLVETPVLDYGRSLQRNDLFSEVTVPDMKRLHSGTMRFMLILKVEN
- a CDS encoding PilT/PilU family type 4a pilus ATPase, translated to MDILSLLQLAKSEGASDLHLVVASPPVLRIDGSLQPVADMSPLTAEDTDHAFEQITSEEDRADFHRALELDIGYTCPNVGRVRCNAARQQGTTSLVIRLLPETIPDIKELGLPGVCRELVRRPRGLVVVSGPTGSGKSSTLAAMINHLNHHSGRRIVTIEDPIEYIYPNIKCTITQRQIGTDTTSFAEALKHALRQDPDIILVGEMRDFETASAALTIADTGHLILTTGHAPSAPQAVERIIDLFPNEERHLAQARLSSLLVGVLCQALVPRNNDSGRVPAVEIMLANSAVKNLIREGKTYQLPNLIRTNTREGMQMLDQALVNLYLKKHISRESVFAFCNEPEQVEKLVGSSP
- a CDS encoding type II secretion system protein, with translation MEIMSIEAKIGRILNIRIARGIFSRGESGIALLETLVALAILGIISVAFLSGLTTTSQAAIISDRRATAESLAQSQMESVKNAACAYVPEATQYTPTQIPDDVSYTGFSAAIVAEAIESPDDGVQKITVTITRFGEDIYVLQGYKVDR
- a CDS encoding prepilin-type N-terminal cleavage/methylation domain-containing protein, which encodes MMKKLLRQFRYGEKGFTLIELLVVVAVLGVLAAVAVPNVGKFIGQGKTESYETELHNVMTATMGMLVDAASGELDAAITVATADMSTVLATETVLNDLNLSMYMAGLDADNLVKSGCTYTFEVDGTVTQATTP
- a CDS encoding type II secretion system protein produces the protein MRKGEKGFTVIELVIACAIAAVLGSVITMSVFQTIRSVGGSESHLVTVHQLRIASDWIGRDVHTAENVVVDNLEYPNFLVLTWTEQDYIGDDTVYHAVTYFFEGLTEGIGALKRNHSSSTGTDNNLLVAQSLYYDPDDPGSTSNTSYLDSVLTVKLCAVLGDSTETRTYNYVPRPDFQP